In Kangiella koreensis DSM 16069, a single window of DNA contains:
- a CDS encoding acyl-CoA desaturase, with protein sequence MMEPVLRINGKNANPNEGNVIVDWPKAIWNLGMVLASIVLIPFYTTLGSVLLFLILTYFTLLIGHSAGMHRMMIHRSFKAIKPVERLLIYIGVLVGMSGPFGVIKIHDLRDWAQRQNKCHDFFSHRQAYWKDLWWQLTSRFEFTHPPQIQIEAHLQNDRFYQFLEKTWRLHQIPLALFLYYFGGMPFIVWGIFARVSVSVVGHWTITYFCHNPGQGRWKVKDAYVQASNLPGLGILTYGECWHNNHHAFPESARIGIEKGQSDPTWRFIQLLKSFGWVISIRLPRPADSREDLQEMTKQ encoded by the coding sequence ATGATGGAACCCGTCCTTCGAATCAATGGAAAGAACGCTAACCCCAATGAGGGTAACGTGATAGTTGATTGGCCCAAAGCCATTTGGAATCTGGGGATGGTTCTCGCTTCCATTGTTTTAATACCCTTTTATACCACTCTCGGCTCAGTTTTACTTTTTCTTATATTGACCTACTTTACTCTGCTTATTGGACATAGTGCCGGTATGCATAGGATGATGATTCATCGTTCGTTTAAAGCTATTAAACCCGTTGAGCGGCTATTGATTTATATCGGTGTGTTAGTCGGAATGTCTGGCCCCTTTGGGGTGATAAAAATTCATGACTTACGAGACTGGGCACAGCGCCAAAATAAGTGTCACGATTTTTTCTCGCACAGACAAGCCTATTGGAAAGATCTATGGTGGCAGCTAACGTCACGCTTTGAGTTCACTCATCCCCCACAGATTCAAATAGAAGCTCATCTACAGAATGATCGCTTCTACCAATTTCTTGAGAAAACTTGGCGGCTTCATCAAATTCCTTTGGCGTTATTTCTTTACTATTTCGGTGGGATGCCTTTTATCGTTTGGGGGATATTTGCCAGAGTTTCAGTCAGCGTCGTTGGTCACTGGACAATAACCTACTTTTGTCACAATCCCGGGCAAGGCAGGTGGAAGGTTAAAGATGCTTACGTTCAGGCTTCAAACTTACCTGGTTTGGGGATTTTGACTTACGGAGAATGTTGGCATAATAACCATCACGCATTTCCAGAATCAGCTAGAATTGGGATTGAGAAAGGCCAGTCTGATCCAACTTGGCGCTTTATTCAGCTGCTAAAATCTTTTGGGTGGGTTATAAGCATTAGACTTCCACGGCCAGCAGACTCAAGAGAAGATTTACAAGAGATGACCAAACAATAA
- a CDS encoding DUF7010 family protein, producing the protein MMTINDAQQNMRRSYYDGAPGVVTSGLVWLAAGLIALFSTPKAAIIALLIGGMFIFPISILLCKLFGASGKHDKNNPLGPLAMEGTYWMLVSIPIAIAASLYKIEWFFPAMLLIIGGRYLTFRTLYGMKIFWVFGGTLVAAGFALYYFNAPVMFGAFTGAIIELVFGLVIFVSHKEELVTSSS; encoded by the coding sequence ATGATGACAATCAATGATGCACAACAAAACATGCGACGCTCATACTATGACGGTGCACCAGGTGTCGTAACGTCTGGTTTAGTTTGGCTTGCGGCAGGACTTATAGCGCTTTTCTCTACTCCCAAAGCAGCAATCATCGCACTGCTTATTGGCGGTATGTTTATTTTTCCTATCTCTATCCTACTTTGTAAGCTTTTCGGCGCCTCTGGGAAACATGACAAAAACAATCCTTTAGGACCATTAGCAATGGAAGGCACTTACTGGATGTTGGTTTCGATACCAATTGCAATTGCCGCATCTTTGTACAAAATTGAATGGTTCTTCCCTGCGATGTTGCTGATTATCGGCGGACGTTATTTAACCTTTAGGACCTTATATGGCATGAAAATATTCTGGGTCTTTGGTGGCACATTGGTTGCGGCGGGGTTTGCGTTGTATTACTTCAATGCGCCAGTAATGTTCGGAGCCTTTACAGGAGCAATCATTGAACTCGTTTTTGGTTTAGTGATTTTTGTGTCGCATAAAGAGGAACTTGTGACATCTTCGAGCTGA
- a CDS encoding toxin-antitoxin system YwqK family antitoxin, giving the protein MKFLIIVLSIFLISATHAAEQSEPFDYTKIKPEHFDKLEDDQQFTDEQGLTFKIENTKYARGIYIQHEVNGKKRWKKHGAFYRLYEGRVTEMQEYVLGEKHGLRETYRKDGKVQFREHYQRDKKHGLWEQFNDKGNKVAQCDYVDNQKHGKCYDYHSNGEINFDKDYVNGKRHGQVLQYRSNGKLVGRSTYTEGKKVGKTVWTH; this is encoded by the coding sequence ATGAAGTTTTTAATTATTGTTCTTTCTATTTTTTTAATCTCAGCAACACACGCCGCAGAGCAATCAGAACCTTTCGATTACACCAAGATCAAGCCTGAACATTTCGATAAACTTGAAGACGATCAACAGTTCACCGATGAGCAGGGGCTGACCTTTAAAATTGAAAACACGAAATATGCTAGAGGCATTTATATTCAACATGAAGTAAATGGCAAAAAGCGCTGGAAGAAACATGGTGCCTTTTATCGCCTGTATGAAGGACGTGTTACTGAAATGCAGGAGTATGTATTGGGTGAAAAGCATGGTTTACGAGAAACCTACCGTAAAGATGGAAAAGTCCAATTCCGCGAGCATTACCAGCGCGATAAAAAGCATGGGCTATGGGAGCAATTTAACGATAAAGGTAACAAAGTAGCTCAGTGCGATTATGTTGATAACCAAAAGCATGGCAAGTGCTACGACTACCACTCCAATGGTGAAATCAACTTCGACAAGGATTATGTCAATGGTAAGCGCCACGGCCAGGTTTTACAGTACAGAAGTAATGGCAAGCTAGTCGGCAGATCAACTTATACTGAAGGTAAAAAAGTGGGGAAAACCGTATGGACTCATTAA
- a CDS encoding DUF1428 domain-containing protein: MYVDGFVAAVPVANRQAYKEHAEYAGNIFKEYGALKIVECWGDDVPDGKVTSFPMAVKCKDDEKVIFSWVTWPSKTVRDKGWESIMKDSRLDPEKSPMPFDGKRMIYGGFDVLLEL; the protein is encoded by the coding sequence ATGTACGTTGATGGATTTGTTGCAGCGGTACCTGTTGCTAATCGACAGGCTTACAAAGAGCACGCCGAATATGCCGGCAATATTTTTAAGGAGTATGGCGCTTTAAAAATAGTCGAATGTTGGGGCGATGATGTTCCCGACGGCAAAGTAACTTCCTTCCCGATGGCGGTAAAATGTAAGGATGACGAGAAAGTTATCTTCTCCTGGGTGACTTGGCCTTCTAAAACAGTGCGCGATAAAGGCTGGGAATCGATTATGAAAGACTCACGACTCGATCCTGAAAAAAGTCCGATGCCATTTGATGGTAAACGAATGATATATGGTGGTTTTGATGTTTTGCTGGAGTTATAG
- the map gene encoding type I methionyl aminopeptidase translates to MTIKIKTPEEIEKMRVAGRLAAEVLEMIGEHVKKGVTTEELNDICHEHIVKVQGCYPAPLYYGGAPYPVTLGEDGQPTAPVRNGGFPKSVCTSVNDVVCHGIPSKKPLRNGDIVNIDVTVIKDGYHGDTSKMFVVGEPTPQAKKLIDTTQEALYLAIDMVKPGARLGDIGAAIQKFAEGKGYSIVREYCGHGIGDTFHEEPQVTHYGRPGTGLELKEGMTFTIEPMVNAGKRFVKHHKKDGWTVMTKDKSLSAQWEHTLLVTADGVEVLTRRSDEPFK, encoded by the coding sequence ATGACGATTAAGATTAAAACTCCTGAAGAGATTGAAAAAATGCGTGTTGCCGGGCGTCTGGCGGCGGAAGTATTAGAAATGATTGGTGAGCACGTCAAGAAAGGCGTGACGACCGAAGAGCTTAATGACATCTGTCATGAGCACATTGTTAAGGTGCAAGGTTGTTACCCTGCGCCTCTCTATTATGGTGGCGCCCCCTACCCTGTGACTTTGGGTGAAGATGGCCAGCCAACTGCGCCTGTGCGTAATGGTGGCTTTCCGAAATCGGTCTGCACCTCGGTCAATGATGTGGTGTGTCATGGCATTCCAAGCAAGAAACCTCTGCGTAATGGCGATATCGTCAATATAGATGTAACGGTCATTAAAGACGGTTATCACGGCGATACCAGCAAGATGTTTGTAGTTGGTGAGCCAACACCACAGGCTAAAAAGTTAATTGATACCACTCAGGAAGCGCTGTATCTGGCAATTGATATGGTTAAGCCTGGCGCTCGCTTGGGTGACATTGGTGCCGCTATTCAGAAGTTTGCAGAAGGTAAAGGCTATTCGATTGTTCGTGAGTATTGCGGTCACGGTATTGGCGATACTTTCCACGAAGAACCACAGGTCACTCACTATGGTCGACCCGGTACCGGCCTTGAGCTCAAAGAAGGCATGACTTTCACAATTGAGCCGATGGTTAATGCCGGTAAACGTTTCGTGAAACACCACAAAAAAGACGGCTGGACAGTAATGACCAAGGATAAGTCTTTGTCTGCGCAGTGGGAGCACACTTTATTGGTCACTGCGGATGGTGTTGAAGTTTTAACGCGCCGTAGCGATGAGCCTTTCAAATAA
- the glnD gene encoding [protein-PII] uridylyltransferase has product MASPDKYNYLPKAAELLKSADSRDPGARLKSYKRYLQAGLDALVKQFQKGTRINQLLKARSALLDHILISSWQQFQVNGHSALVAVGGYGREELQPYSDLDILVLLNEDSSSEHTQELEAWLAFLWDIGLEVGHSVRTVSQCEELSRTEISVATNLIESRFLCGENVLFKDLLRVIKSDTFWPSEEFFQAKVSEQRVRHAKFKDTSFNLEPNIKSNPGGLRDLQVMQWITLKHFKTSSLHDLIVHGIFTRREYKSLINHQQYLNRVRFALHVLCDKREDRLLFEHQKKVAEWLGYEDDSHKLAVEHMMQRYYRAVMSIRNLNELFIQVFEQEHLRSDERQQVIDLDDDFYIYKGRIGANDPDLFYKKPHCLIKIFRHISLHPEINEIEARTLRIIRSSQQIINEQYRKDPINISFFKEFLSTKQLTSRGFALMKRTNVLGSLIPLFAKIEGQMQFDLFHAYTVDEHTLFLLRHIIRYNRAEFQQEFPLCSKIMKTLVDPTPLYLAAIFHDIGKGRGGDHSELGAVDALDYAQGIGLEPHICELISWLVKNHLIMSLVAQRKDISDPDVIETFGKQIPSILHLELLYVLTVSDIRATNPTLWNSWKESLLKELFLATKQYLTQSTPRANQSEMVQDTRQQVLEQFGKVGDSIEPIRELLDELGDEYLLRYHPEQIIWQTEQLMSQPELPYVAIKNHRSQAGTEVFIAIEDQRDLFAAITAVLSQNHLNIQAATLYTSPKGLCLDTFIVLDEQGHPLSYERRIQEIQDNLIEGLSDLDHRKLDVSRAVPSRLKHFNVKTRIAFSYDENSNLTTLEITALDRPALLAKLGQAFMECELKVHSAKIVTLGERVEDTFTLSRRDNQPLKDKADLKQVKQKILEAIAS; this is encoded by the coding sequence GTGGCCAGTCCTGATAAATACAATTATCTGCCAAAAGCTGCGGAGCTTCTTAAAAGTGCCGACTCGCGCGATCCTGGTGCGCGATTAAAAAGTTATAAACGTTATTTGCAGGCTGGTCTTGATGCGTTGGTTAAGCAATTTCAAAAAGGCACCCGCATCAACCAACTGCTAAAAGCTCGTAGCGCGTTACTGGATCATATTTTGATTTCCAGCTGGCAACAGTTTCAGGTCAATGGCCATTCAGCTCTAGTTGCGGTCGGCGGTTATGGTCGAGAAGAATTACAGCCCTATTCCGATCTCGATATTCTGGTTTTATTAAACGAAGATTCTAGCTCTGAGCATACACAGGAGTTAGAGGCCTGGTTAGCGTTCCTATGGGATATCGGGCTTGAAGTCGGTCATAGTGTTCGCACCGTCAGCCAATGCGAAGAATTATCTCGTACCGAAATTTCGGTTGCCACCAATCTCATCGAGTCACGTTTCTTATGTGGCGAAAATGTATTGTTCAAAGATCTGCTCAGAGTCATTAAATCTGACACTTTCTGGCCATCAGAAGAATTCTTTCAAGCAAAGGTCAGCGAGCAGCGTGTGCGCCACGCCAAGTTTAAAGATACCTCGTTTAATCTTGAACCCAATATTAAATCGAACCCAGGTGGCCTGCGCGACTTGCAGGTCATGCAATGGATTACTTTAAAGCACTTTAAGACCAGCAGCTTGCATGACTTAATCGTTCATGGGATTTTTACTCGTCGCGAATACAAGAGCCTGATCAATCATCAGCAATACCTCAATCGAGTGCGCTTTGCTTTGCACGTGCTGTGTGACAAGCGGGAAGATCGCCTGCTATTTGAGCATCAAAAGAAAGTGGCGGAATGGCTCGGTTATGAAGACGATTCGCACAAGCTTGCTGTCGAGCATATGATGCAACGCTATTATCGGGCTGTGATGTCGATTCGAAACTTGAATGAACTCTTTATTCAGGTATTTGAGCAAGAGCATTTACGTTCTGACGAGCGTCAGCAAGTGATTGATCTGGATGATGACTTTTATATTTATAAAGGACGTATTGGTGCTAACGACCCGGATCTGTTTTATAAAAAACCTCACTGCCTTATTAAGATCTTTCGTCATATTTCTCTACACCCAGAAATTAATGAAATCGAAGCTCGAACGTTACGTATTATCCGTTCCAGCCAACAGATTATTAATGAGCAATACCGAAAAGATCCGATTAACATTAGTTTTTTCAAAGAGTTTCTATCAACCAAGCAGCTGACCAGTCGTGGCTTTGCATTGATGAAACGCACCAATGTTTTGGGTTCATTGATTCCTTTGTTCGCAAAAATTGAAGGACAAATGCAGTTCGACTTGTTCCATGCCTACACTGTCGATGAGCACACACTGTTTTTACTGCGACATATCATTCGCTATAACAGAGCGGAGTTTCAACAAGAGTTTCCGCTGTGCAGCAAGATCATGAAAACTCTGGTCGATCCAACGCCTTTATATCTGGCTGCGATTTTCCATGATATCGGTAAAGGCCGTGGTGGTGACCATTCGGAACTTGGTGCGGTTGATGCACTGGACTATGCACAAGGTATTGGCCTTGAGCCACACATTTGCGAACTGATTTCATGGCTGGTCAAAAACCATCTGATCATGTCGTTAGTGGCGCAACGAAAAGATATTAGCGATCCGGATGTTATCGAAACCTTCGGTAAGCAGATCCCTTCAATTTTACATCTCGAATTGCTGTATGTATTAACCGTATCGGATATCCGCGCGACCAATCCAACACTCTGGAACTCATGGAAAGAATCTTTGCTGAAAGAGCTTTTTTTAGCCACCAAGCAATACCTGACTCAGTCCACTCCCCGCGCCAATCAAAGCGAAATGGTACAGGACACGCGTCAGCAGGTACTGGAGCAGTTTGGTAAGGTCGGCGATTCGATTGAGCCGATTAGAGAGTTGTTGGATGAATTAGGTGACGAATACTTATTGCGCTACCACCCAGAACAAATCATCTGGCAAACCGAGCAATTGATGTCGCAACCTGAACTGCCTTATGTGGCGATTAAGAATCATCGCTCACAAGCCGGCACAGAAGTTTTTATTGCGATTGAAGATCAGCGCGACTTATTTGCTGCTATCACGGCAGTGCTGAGTCAAAATCACCTGAATATTCAGGCAGCGACTCTTTACACCTCGCCCAAAGGCTTATGTCTTGATACCTTTATTGTATTGGATGAGCAAGGACACCCCCTTTCATACGAGCGCCGCATTCAAGAGATTCAAGATAACTTGATTGAGGGCTTATCGGATCTGGACCACCGCAAACTGGATGTCAGCCGTGCGGTACCGAGTCGCTTGAAGCACTTCAACGTCAAAACCCGTATAGCTTTTAGTTATGATGAAAACTCCAATCTCACTACTTTGGAAATTACCGCTTTGGATCGTCCGGCACTTTTGGCAAAATTAGGCCAGGCATTCATGGAGTGCGAGCTTAAAGTTCACTCGGCCAAAATTGTGACCCTCGGTGAGCGAGTTGAAGATACTTTCACCTTGAGTCGCCGCGACAATCAGCCGTTAAAAGACAAAGCCGACTTGAAACAAGTTAAACAGAAAATTCTAGAAGCCATTGCTAGCTAA
- the dapD gene encoding 2,3,4,5-tetrahydropyridine-2,6-dicarboxylate N-succinyltransferase: MSLQTTIEQAFENRDQLSPGSAPQDVKEAVSEALNLLDSGKARVAEKIDGDWVVHQWLKKAVLLSFRLNDNKVIDTGLAQFYDKVPMKYQNMTEEEFKAGGTRVVPHAIARHGSFIAKNVVLMPSYTNIGAYIDEGAMIDTWATVGSCAQIGKNVHLSGGAGIGGVLEPLQAGPTIIEDNCFIGARSEVVEGIIVEEGSVLSMGVFLGQSTKIYNRLTDEVTYGRVPAGSVVVPGSLPSDCGKYNLNCAVIVKQVDAKTRAKTSINDLLRMDKF, translated from the coding sequence ATGTCATTACAAACTACTATTGAACAAGCTTTTGAAAACCGTGACCAATTATCGCCTGGATCCGCCCCGCAAGATGTTAAAGAAGCGGTCAGCGAAGCATTAAACCTGCTCGACTCAGGCAAGGCTCGCGTTGCCGAAAAGATTGATGGCGACTGGGTTGTCCATCAATGGTTGAAAAAAGCGGTGTTGTTATCCTTCCGTTTGAATGACAACAAAGTGATTGATACTGGTCTGGCCCAGTTCTACGACAAGGTACCAATGAAGTACCAGAATATGACCGAAGAAGAATTCAAAGCTGGCGGTACACGCGTAGTACCACACGCGATTGCCCGTCATGGCTCATTCATCGCTAAGAATGTTGTTTTGATGCCAAGCTATACCAACATCGGTGCTTACATTGATGAAGGCGCCATGATTGATACCTGGGCCACTGTCGGTTCGTGCGCACAGATTGGCAAGAATGTTCACCTCTCCGGCGGCGCTGGCATTGGTGGCGTGTTAGAGCCATTACAGGCAGGCCCAACCATCATTGAAGACAACTGCTTCATTGGTGCCCGTTCTGAAGTGGTTGAAGGTATTATCGTTGAAGAAGGCTCTGTACTTTCGATGGGCGTTTTCCTTGGCCAAAGTACTAAAATTTATAACCGCCTGACTGATGAAGTGACCTATGGTCGAGTTCCTGCTGGCTCTGTAGTTGTGCCAGGTAGCTTGCCTTCAGATTGTGGTAAATACAATTTGAACTGCGCCGTCATCGTTAAACAGGTCGATGCGAAAACGCGTGCCAAAACGAGCATCAACGATTTACTGCGTATGGATAAGTTTTAA
- a CDS encoding Spx/MgsR family RNA polymerase-binding regulatory protein — translation MSKAVTIYGIPNCDTVRKAVKWLEANDIKHEFVDYRKNPLPRKEIESWDKAIGWETFLNKRSTAWKPLDQSVKDNIDRDSALDLMLEKVTLIKRPVLVLKDGSNIDVHLSFKPEQYQAIFN, via the coding sequence ATGAGCAAGGCAGTTACGATCTACGGAATCCCCAATTGCGATACCGTGCGTAAAGCGGTTAAATGGTTGGAAGCTAACGACATCAAACATGAGTTTGTGGATTATCGTAAAAATCCATTGCCACGAAAAGAAATAGAAAGTTGGGACAAAGCGATTGGCTGGGAAACCTTTTTAAATAAACGCAGCACTGCCTGGAAACCGCTTGACCAATCGGTCAAAGATAATATCGACCGTGACTCAGCTTTAGACTTAATGTTGGAAAAAGTCACTTTGATCAAACGTCCAGTACTAGTGCTGAAAGACGGCAGCAATATTGATGTCCATTTGAGCTTTAAACCTGAGCAGTATCAGGCAATCTTCAACTAA
- the dapE gene encoding succinyl-diaminopimelate desuccinylase gives MSETLALSKDLINRPSVTPEDAGCQQMMMEYLQALGFDNEIMNFEDTSNFWSLRHGKTEGPVFVFAGHTDVVPAGPLEKWNTPPFEATEKGGYLFGRGAADMKSSLAAMLVATKRFVNDYPNHNGSIGYLITSDEEGPFINGTVRVIEELMKRNQPLDYCVVGEPSSSEQFGDVIKNGRRGSLTGFLNLKGTQGHVAYPHLADNAIHKSLKALDELAHTEWDQGNDFFPATSFQIAIIKAGTAGNVIPGEKYVEFNFRYSTETTHEELQQRVIAILDKYNLEYDLDWKLNGEPFLTDHGHLLVAARNAIKTVCQIDTAPLTTGGTSDGRFIAKTGAEIVEIGPINKTIHQINESVKIEDLDKLTEVYYQILVELLTGPETF, from the coding sequence ATGAGCGAAACGCTGGCACTCAGTAAAGACTTGATTAACCGTCCTTCCGTAACACCGGAAGATGCTGGCTGCCAGCAAATGATGATGGAATATCTGCAAGCGCTTGGTTTCGACAACGAAATCATGAACTTTGAAGATACCAGTAACTTCTGGTCATTACGCCACGGAAAAACAGAAGGTCCCGTCTTTGTTTTCGCTGGCCACACTGATGTTGTTCCTGCTGGACCATTAGAAAAGTGGAACACTCCACCTTTCGAAGCAACCGAAAAAGGTGGCTACCTGTTTGGTCGTGGTGCAGCGGATATGAAATCCAGTCTGGCTGCCATGCTGGTTGCCACCAAGCGTTTCGTCAATGACTATCCAAATCATAATGGTTCAATTGGTTATTTGATCACTAGCGATGAAGAAGGCCCTTTTATTAATGGTACTGTTCGCGTGATCGAAGAATTGATGAAACGTAACCAGCCCCTTGATTATTGTGTAGTGGGCGAGCCATCCAGTAGCGAGCAGTTTGGCGATGTCATAAAGAATGGACGGCGCGGCTCATTAACTGGCTTTTTAAACTTAAAGGGCACACAAGGTCATGTCGCCTACCCGCATCTGGCAGATAATGCCATCCATAAATCCCTCAAAGCGTTAGATGAGCTAGCTCATACCGAATGGGATCAGGGTAATGATTTTTTTCCAGCAACCAGTTTTCAGATTGCCATTATAAAAGCTGGCACAGCAGGAAACGTCATTCCAGGCGAAAAGTATGTTGAGTTCAATTTCCGCTACTCCACAGAAACAACCCATGAAGAATTGCAGCAAAGAGTCATTGCCATTTTGGATAAATATAACCTTGAGTATGACCTGGACTGGAAACTGAATGGCGAACCATTTTTAACCGACCATGGCCACCTTCTGGTTGCTGCCCGCAACGCCATCAAAACAGTCTGCCAAATAGATACAGCACCATTAACCACTGGTGGAACATCGGATGGTCGCTTTATTGCTAAGACCGGCGCTGAGATTGTAGAAATAGGCCCCATAAACAAAACTATCCACCAAATTAATGAGTCAGTGAAAATTGAAGACCTCGACAAGCTCACTGAAGTTTATTATCAGATTTTGGTAGAGTTACTAACTGGTCCAGAGACATTTTAA
- a CDS encoding M15 family metallopeptidase, protein MHSSMMTAEQIIGLNQDHLLHIADNSELLGQKFQCHHEVLVPIAKLIRRSELDGIPLRIVSSYRSFEHQLAIWNKKYYQEVTLNLRDGSSVNSQDLDGQERVNAILHYSALPGASRHHWGTDFDVFDAGAIDMGHDVELTEQEFDKNGPCGLLNDWLEDYLSEYDFFKPYAEDIGGVACEPWHISYKPVAEKALEEFPLELLRTTLEKCDIGGKQFIMPKLDSLVQKYVMRICKEQP, encoded by the coding sequence ATGCACTCTTCTATGATGACAGCCGAACAAATTATTGGTCTCAATCAGGATCACCTTTTGCATATTGCCGATAATAGCGAATTGCTTGGACAAAAATTTCAATGTCATCATGAAGTACTCGTTCCAATCGCCAAGCTGATTCGACGTTCTGAACTTGACGGTATTCCACTCCGCATTGTCAGCAGTTATCGTTCTTTTGAACATCAACTGGCCATTTGGAACAAAAAATATTATCAGGAAGTAACTCTTAATTTACGCGATGGTTCAAGCGTCAACTCCCAAGATCTGGATGGCCAGGAAAGAGTTAACGCGATATTGCATTACTCAGCACTGCCCGGTGCTAGTCGCCACCATTGGGGCACAGATTTCGATGTGTTTGATGCAGGTGCTATCGACATGGGGCATGATGTTGAACTCACTGAACAGGAGTTCGACAAGAACGGGCCTTGCGGCCTTCTAAACGACTGGTTAGAAGACTACTTAAGTGAGTATGATTTTTTTAAGCCCTATGCGGAAGATATTGGTGGCGTAGCCTGCGAACCCTGGCATATCAGTTATAAGCCGGTAGCAGAAAAAGCACTTGAAGAATTCCCACTGGAGCTTTTACGTACCACATTGGAGAAGTGTGATATTGGCGGTAAACAATTCATCATGCCCAAGCTTGATTCCTTGGTTCAAAAGTACGTTATGCGGATCTGTAAGGAACAGCCATAG
- a CDS encoding SLC13 family permease — MQQQLQKLALFFGPILTVLVYFLMVSANFSHPASITAAIATLCAVWWIFEPIPIPATSLIPIAAFPAFDVLSAKQVAEAYGHWLILLLMGGFILSTALEKSGTHRRLALGMIKLVGSHSEKRIVLGFMIASASLSMWISNTATTLMLLPVAMAIVQCGPDNENTRKFAIALLLGLGYAANIGGVGTPIGTPPNLLFMNFYAQATGEVISFIDWMIWALPIVILFVPVMWLWLTRKLEANQSYDLPPVGKWRSEEKRTLAVFAVVAFLWVFRTGPFGGWSQLLGLTQANDASVALLGVIAMFMIPNGKGGKLLDWETANKIPWGVLLLFAGGIAIASAFTASGLSEILGHSMGFLTDLPPILLIVSICLIVTFITELTSNTATAALLMPILAAAGVAANMDPAILMFPAAISASCAFMLPVATGPNAVIFSSNKLSVEIMVRNGFIMNLAGAVIITLVVYFMVGH, encoded by the coding sequence ATGCAACAGCAGTTACAAAAACTGGCTTTATTTTTTGGACCCATTCTTACAGTGTTGGTTTATTTTTTAATGGTCAGCGCCAATTTTTCTCATCCTGCTTCAATCACTGCGGCGATAGCTACGCTGTGCGCGGTCTGGTGGATATTTGAGCCTATCCCCATTCCTGCCACATCTTTAATACCCATTGCAGCTTTCCCTGCCTTTGATGTGCTTAGTGCCAAACAAGTTGCTGAAGCTTACGGTCATTGGCTAATTCTGTTACTGATGGGTGGTTTTATATTATCAACAGCTTTAGAAAAAAGTGGTACTCACAGAAGACTTGCACTCGGCATGATCAAATTGGTGGGCTCGCACTCAGAAAAACGGATTGTGCTTGGTTTTATGATCGCCAGTGCCAGCTTGAGTATGTGGATTTCCAATACAGCCACAACGCTTATGCTATTGCCGGTGGCAATGGCGATTGTCCAATGTGGTCCCGATAATGAAAATACACGAAAGTTTGCTATAGCCTTACTGCTTGGGCTTGGCTACGCCGCCAATATTGGTGGCGTAGGCACACCGATCGGCACGCCACCCAATTTACTATTTATGAACTTTTACGCCCAGGCAACTGGCGAAGTAATCAGCTTTATTGACTGGATGATATGGGCGTTACCGATTGTCATTCTATTTGTTCCTGTGATGTGGCTGTGGTTGACCCGAAAGCTCGAAGCCAATCAAAGTTATGACCTACCTCCAGTTGGAAAATGGCGCTCAGAAGAAAAACGTACTTTAGCAGTATTCGCGGTAGTCGCTTTTCTCTGGGTATTCAGAACAGGGCCTTTTGGCGGCTGGAGTCAGTTATTAGGCCTTACCCAGGCCAATGATGCCTCAGTTGCGTTACTTGGCGTCATCGCCATGTTTATGATCCCGAATGGTAAAGGTGGCAAACTTCTGGACTGGGAAACTGCCAATAAAATACCTTGGGGAGTTTTACTTCTATTTGCAGGTGGTATTGCCATTGCCTCAGCTTTCACTGCTTCCGGACTCAGTGAAATTTTAGGTCATTCAATGGGCTTTTTGACAGACTTGCCACCCATTTTATTGATCGTATCAATCTGCCTGATTGTAACTTTCATCACTGAGTTAACGAGTAACACTGCGACTGCTGCACTACTGATGCCGATACTCGCTGCCGCAGGCGTTGCGGCCAATATGGATCCAGCCATATTAATGTTTCCAGCAGCAATAAGTGCCAGTTGTGCCTTTATGCTACCGGTTGCAACAGGGCCGAATGCTGTTATTTTTTCCAGCAATAAATTATCGGTCGAAATAATGGTAAGAAATGGCTTTATTATGAACCTGGCTGGTGCTGTCATTATCACCTTGGTGGTTTATTTCATGGTTGGGCATTAA